Proteins co-encoded in one Primulina huaijiensis isolate GDHJ02 unplaced genomic scaffold, ASM1229523v2 scaffold206692, whole genome shotgun sequence genomic window:
- the LOC140966482 gene encoding heavy metal-associated isoprenylated plant protein 7-like, whose translation IELLLECIGVESVEPHLKSSQVLVKGVIEPEKLADYIQKRTGKHAVIIKTEPEKKEEVKKEGKEEKKTEEGEKKEAKKGEESGKEKNHASPAGGGDLPAPSPAPVVLGAEADDSKLEMKRNEYYNYQYLQNYQVYPQRYVHELQAYPPQMFSDENPNACSVM comes from the coding sequence ATTGAGTTGCTTCTCGAGTGTATAGGAGTTGAGAGTGTAGAACCACACCTCAAGAGCTCGCAAGTACTCGTAAAAGGCGTAATCGAACCCGAAAAGCTCGCCGATTACATCCAAAAACGGACCGGAAAACACGCCGTGATCATCAAAACGGAGCCGGAGAAGAAGGAAGAGGTGAAAAAGGAAGGGAAAGAGGAGAAGAAAACAGAGGAAGGAGAGAAAAAAGAAGCGAAGAAAGGCGAAGAAAGCGGCAAAGAAAAGAATCACGCCTCACCGGCCGGCGGCGGGGATTTACCCGCGCCGTCGCCGGCTCCGGTGGTTCTTGGGGCGGAGGCGGATGACTCCAAGCTGGAGATGAAGAGGAATGAATACTACAACTACCAGTACCTGCAGAATTACCAGGTTTACCCTCAGAGGTATGTTCATGAATTGCAGGCATATCCGCCGCAGATGTTCAGCGACGAGAATCCTAACGCATGTAGTGTGATGTAA